The following proteins are encoded in a genomic region of Streptococcus sp. 29892:
- the def gene encoding peptide deformylase, with translation MSVIERLTKAAHLIDMDDIIREGHPTLRQVAEEVVFPLSDQEIILGEKMMQFLKHSQDPVMAEKMKLRGGVGLAAPQIDVSKRIIAVLVPNPEDEEGNPPAQAYSLQEVMYNPKIVAHSVQEAAMEGGEGCLSVDREVQGYVVRHARVTVDYMDKNGEKHRIKLKGFNAIVVQHEIDHLNGVMFYDRIDPEHPFAVKEGMLVIE, from the coding sequence ATGTCTGTTATTGAACGATTGACAAAAGCTGCCCATTTGATTGACATGGATGACATCATCCGTGAAGGGCATCCAACCCTACGCCAAGTTGCCGAAGAAGTTGTATTTCCTCTATCTGATCAGGAAATTATTTTAGGCGAAAAAATGATGCAATTCCTCAAACATTCGCAGGATCCTGTCATGGCTGAAAAAATGAAACTCCGTGGCGGAGTTGGTCTAGCAGCACCTCAGATTGATGTTTCCAAACGCATTATTGCTGTCTTGGTCCCAAATCCAGAAGATGAGGAAGGCAATCCACCTGCCCAAGCCTACTCCCTCCAAGAAGTCATGTACAATCCTAAAATCGTGGCACACTCTGTCCAAGAAGCGGCTATGGAAGGGGGCGAAGGCTGCCTATCTGTTGACCGCGAAGTCCAGGGCTACGTTGTCCGCCACGCGCGCGTGACTGTTGACTACATGGACAAAAACGGCGAAAAACACCGTATCAAACTCAAGGGCTTTAATGCCATCGTGGTCCAACACGAAATTGATCACCTCAACGGTGTCATGTTCTACGACCGCATTGACCCAGAACACCCATTTGCCGTTAAAGAAGGCATGTTGGTAATTGAATAA